In the genome of Parus major isolate Abel chromosome 2, Parus_major1.1, whole genome shotgun sequence, one region contains:
- the LOC107201015 gene encoding epidermal retinol dehydrogenase 2-like yields MNFFLETLRCIVLFVYYLLESLVFLVVPGRKKNVSGEIVLITGAGSGIGRVLAIKFASLGATVVLWDINEEGLNCAVRLARGNGAGRVHSYICDCSKRQDIYRVADQVKKEVGDVSILINNAGIVIGKRFLDSPDSLLEKTMEVNTMAHFWTYKAFLPAMIAANHGHLVSITSCAGLCGGNQVSDYCASKFAAIGFAESIDMEMRALRKTGVKTTIVCPFAINTGMFDGVKSKWPRLAPVLDPEYVAERIISAVRQNQEVLFIPRIIYAVHFFKSFLPVKAAVLLLDYMGAFDIMNTFKGRPKNE; encoded by the exons ATGAACTTCTTCCTGGAAACATTAAGATGCATTGTACTTTTTGTTTACTATTTACTGGAGTCACTGGTGTTCTTGGTTGTTCCTGGACGGAAGAAGAATGTTAGTGGTGAAATCGTATTAATTACAGGAGCAGGAAGTGGCATTGGAAGAGTCTTGGCGATAAAGTTTGCCAGCCTTGGAGCCACAGTGGTCCTCTGGGATATTAATGAAGAGGGGCTCAACTGTGCAGTTAGATTGGCCAGAGGAAATGGAGCAGGAAGAGTACACTCTTACATCTGTGACTGTAGCAAAAGACAGGATATCTACAGAGTAGCTGACCAG GTTAAAAAAGAAGTTGGTGATGTCAGCATCCTAATCAACAATGCTGGTATTGTAATTGGGAAGAGATTTCTTGATTCTCCAGATTCGCTTCTAGAAAAAACCATGGAAGTGAACACAATGGCACACTTCTGG ACTTACAAAGCCTTCCTCCCAGCAATGATTGCCGCTAACCATGGACACTTGGTTAGCATAACAAGCTGTGCAGGACTGTGTGGAGGCAATCAGGTTTCAG attacTGTGCAAGTAAATTTGCAGCAATTGGTTTTGCAGAATCAATTGATATGGAGATGAGAGCTTTGAGAAAAACTGGTGTTAAAACCACAATTGTATGCCCTTTCGCCATAAACACAGGAATGTTTGATGGTGTTAAATCCAA atggCCACGTCTGGCTCCTGTTCTGGATCCAGAGTATGTGGCTGAGAGGATAATCAGTGCTGTTCGGCAGAACCAAGAAGTATTGTTCATACCACGCATCATTTATgctgtacatttttttaaaag CTTCCTACCAGTGAAAGCAGCTGTTCTCCTGTTAGACTACATGGGAGCCTTTGATATCATGAATACCTTCAAAGGTCGACCAAAGAACGAgtga